One stretch of Ancylothrix sp. D3o DNA includes these proteins:
- a CDS encoding aminoglycoside phosphotransferase family protein — translation MSSQQIPGIDTPASEIEIDASLVQSLLTSQHPDLAHLPLHLVDAGWDNLIFRLGEQLSVRLPRRQLAATFIEHEQIWLPQLPTLPIPIPLPCRLGLPGQGYPWKWSVVPWLSGVTADRQELNHEQAQRFAAFLKALHTPAPPNSPSNQFRGLPLHHQVALFAERMQRLQQAQTFWQFVSTLISPAIEQVWKQALDAPMDVEPTWIHGDLYPRNVLVENGVITGVIDWGNITVGDPATDLAAIWMLFSEPQARQKVALEYNASKLTLQRAKGWAIYFGVLLLGMGLIDNPQYATIGQKILQRIGEDASLFTE, via the coding sequence ATGAGCTCACAGCAAATCCCAGGTATTGACACACCGGCTTCTGAAATTGAAATTGATGCCTCCCTAGTTCAATCTCTTCTAACCTCACAACATCCTGATTTAGCACATTTGCCACTCCACCTAGTAGATGCAGGTTGGGATAATCTCATATTTCGACTGGGTGAGCAGTTGTCTGTCCGTCTGCCTCGTCGCCAACTTGCTGCCACTTTCATTGAACATGAACAAATTTGGCTTCCCCAGTTGCCAACTCTTCCGATTCCGATTCCCCTCCCTTGCAGATTAGGTCTTCCAGGCCAAGGCTATCCCTGGAAATGGAGTGTTGTTCCTTGGTTAAGCGGGGTAACGGCTGACCGGCAAGAATTGAATCACGAACAAGCACAACGATTTGCGGCATTTTTAAAAGCGCTCCATACTCCGGCACCACCGAATTCTCCCTCAAACCAATTCAGAGGTTTACCGTTACATCATCAAGTTGCGCTTTTTGCAGAACGAATGCAGCGCTTACAACAAGCACAGACGTTCTGGCAGTTTGTCTCTACCTTAATTAGCCCAGCGATTGAACAGGTTTGGAAGCAAGCATTAGACGCGCCAATGGATGTGGAACCAACCTGGATACATGGCGACCTTTACCCTCGTAATGTGTTGGTTGAAAATGGTGTAATCACAGGAGTTATAGATTGGGGAAATATCACAGTCGGGGATCCGGCAACAGATTTGGCTGCAATTTGGATGCTTTTTTCTGAGCCACAAGCCCGTCAGAAAGTTGCTTTAGAATACAATGCTTCCAAACTAACCCTCCAACGAGCTAAAGGATGGGCGATATATTTTGGTGTTCTCCTACTAGGTATGGGATTAATTGATAACCCACAATACGCAACCATTGGCCAAAAGATATTGCAGCGTATTGGTGAGGATGCTTCATTATTTACTGAATAG
- a CDS encoding CAP domain-containing protein → MSNVNPSATTSQISMSQEILNAHNQYRAEVGVTPLTWSETLANHAQEWADYLASLGGKLEHSQNTGEGENLWMGSSGYFSYTQMIESFGNEKQYFVDGIFPDVSSTGEWQDVGHYTQVVWSNTTEVGCAIVRVNGNDILVCRYNPPGNFIGQRPF, encoded by the coding sequence ATGTCTAATGTTAACCCATCGGCAACAACAAGTCAAATCTCAATGAGCCAAGAAATTCTCAATGCTCATAACCAATATCGGGCAGAAGTAGGTGTTACGCCCCTTACTTGGTCTGAGACTTTAGCCAATCATGCTCAGGAGTGGGCCGACTACCTGGCTTCGTTGGGAGGGAAATTGGAACATAGCCAGAACACGGGTGAAGGTGAAAATTTGTGGATGGGTTCATCTGGTTATTTTAGTTATACCCAAATGATTGAGAGTTTTGGAAACGAAAAGCAGTATTTTGTCGATGGTATATTTCCCGATGTTAGCTCTACTGGAGAGTGGCAAGATGTTGGTCACTATACCCAGGTTGTCTGGAGCAACACTACAGAAGTTGGTTGTGCGATTGTTCGAGTCAATGGTAATGATATCTTGGTTTGCCGTTATAACCCTCCAGGAAACTTTATAGGGCAACGTCCTTTTTAA